The Malus domestica chromosome 10, GDT2T_hap1 genome contains a region encoding:
- the LOC139188647 gene encoding uncharacterized protein produces the protein MSNLNKLDFSALEISGRNYLKWVQDVKLHLTAKGIKAIIEAPIADKPVNEAQKAIAMIFIRRHIHDALQTEYLAEENPYTLWLALADRFDYQKDIYLPEARHDWQHHRFQNFKSVNEYSSKVCRICSLLKFYKVELTESDLLKKTYLTFYATNIVM, from the coding sequence atgtcgaacttgaacaagctcgatttctccgCTCTAGAaatctctggaagaaactatctgaaatgggttcaagacgtgaagctccatctTACTGCAAAGGGTATTAAAGCCATCATTGAGGCACCTATCGCCGACAAACCTGTtaacgaagctcagaaagctattgcaatgatcttcatccgaagacacattcatgatgcactgcagactgAGTATCTCGCTGAGGAAAACCCATACACCCTCTGGCTTGCTCTGGCCGACCGTTTCGATTaccagaaagacatatacttgcctgaagcaagacacgactggcaacaTCATCGCTTCCAGAACTTTAagtccgtgaatgaatacaGCTCCAAAGTTTGTAGAATATGTTCTTTGTTGAAATTCTACAAAGTGGAACTAACCGAATCAGATCTCCTGAAGAAGACCTATCTGACCTTctatgccaccaatattgtcatgtag